Proteins from one Fragaria vesca subsp. vesca linkage group LG6, FraVesHawaii_1.0, whole genome shotgun sequence genomic window:
- the LOC101306836 gene encoding uncharacterized protein LOC101306836 isoform 1, with amino-acid sequence MGAVISKATDGIGDLLEKTLLAPFKTMFDGSCQECSGPWDMVCFIEHLCVTNLLKLLMILVLCYITLLFFYLVFKLGIFQCIGKSLCKMCWAACETYWFALQDICCFLWYKLSNTKRVNRRRRRHLRHRQFQDIEEGYSSSGDNDLWDDYHNLNVSRKRKSLSRRRRDRVQRSVHLSSRHGSRSHHHRHVRLKTRSMYVRVMGRSQRLKSSRHVKIGKVTSVRRKTRTSKRRRLR; translated from the exons ATGGGGGCTGTCATCAGTAAAGCTACGGATGGGATCGGCGACCTGCTTGAAAAAACACTTTTGGCTCCATTTAAGACTATGTTTGATGGATCATGCCA GGAGTGTTCGGGACCTTGGGATATGGTTTGTTTCATTGAGCATTTATGCGTGACCAATCTGTTGAAACTGCTAATGATCCTGGTCCTTTGCTACATAA CATTACTTTTCTTTTATTTAGTATTCAAGTTGGGGATCTTCCAATGCATTGGAAAAAGCCTCTGTAAGATGTGTTGGGCTGCATGTGAGACATATTGGTTTGCACTGCAAGATATTTGTTGTTTCTTGTGGTACAAGTTGAGCAACACTAAGAGGGTAAACCGTCGTCGCAGGCGCCATCTCCGCCACCGCCAATTTCAAGACATTGAAGAAGGCTACAGTTCAAGTGGGGATAATGATTTATGGGACGATTATCATAATCTTAATGTTAGTAGAAAGCGAAAGTCACTTAGCAGGAGAAGAAGAGATAGGGTGCAGAGGTCTGTTCACCTTTCGAGTAGGCATGGCAGTCGAAGTCACCATCATCGGCATGTAAGGTTAAAGACTAGAAGTATGTATGTTCGTGTTATGGGCAGGTCTCAAAGGCTAAAAAGCTCGAGACATGTGAAAATCGGCAAGGTGACAAGTGTTCGCAGGAAAACCAGAACTTCTAAGAGGAGGAGGCTTAGGTGA
- the LOC101302193 gene encoding vacuolar-processing enzyme-like, with translation MTSSAADKVLGFSNHGDNGSPSRTEDSGKRWALLVAGSRGYSNYRHQADVCHAYQILKRGGLEDENIIVFMYDDIASNPENPRPGVIINRPNGTDVYRGVPKDYTGDNVNPENLYAAILGNRSALNGGSGKVLNSGPNDHIFIYYSDHGSPGVLGMPAGGHVYAKDLIDVLKKKHASKGYKSMVLYVEACESGRIFEGLLPDNLNIYATTASNAEESSYGTYCPGEEDVPPEYSTCLGDLYSISWMEDCDKQDLHKETLGKQYEIVRRRTNTSHVMQYGDMSHRHEFLSTYMGEAHTIKDSHTSPSISSVNISQSDADLLHFQYKFQRAPAGSHQKLEAQKQLHAEIAQRKQEDYKINQIGELSFGNQKSSQVLMNVRPSGQPLVDDWDRLKMFVRTYENFCGILSTYGIKYTQAIANICNAGVIKEKMVAVKLVLKHPNSSYGSS, from the exons ATGACTAGTTCAG CTGCAGACAAAGTGCTAGGTTTCAGCAATCATGGTGATAATGGCTCTCCAAGCAGAACTGAGGACAGTGGAAAAAGATGGGCACTTCTGGTAGCTGGATCAAGGGGTTACAGTAACTACAGACATCAG GCTGATGTATGCCATGCATACCAAATACTGAAGAGAGGCGGATTGGAAGATGAGAACATAATTGTTTTCATGTATGATGATATTGCAAGCAACCCTGAAAATCCTAGGCCTGGTGTCATTATCAACAGGCCAAATGGCACGGATGTTTATAGAGGAGTTCCAAAG GATTATACAGGGGATAATGTTAATCCAGAAAATTTGTATGCTGCAATTCTTGGAAACAGAAGTGCTCTCAATGGAGGTAGTGGCAAGGTTCTTAATAGTGGTCCAAATGACCACATTTTCATCTATTACTCTGACCATGGAAGTCCAGGAGTACTTG GGATGCCTGCTGGTGGGCATGTTTATGCTAAAGATCTCATAGATGTGCTGAAGAAGAAGCATGCTTCTAAAGGTTACAAAAGCATG GTGCTTTACGTCGAAGCATGTGAATCTGGGAGAATTTTTGAAGGCCTCCTTCCGGACAATCTAAATATATATGCTACAACAGCATCAAATGCAGAAGAGAGTAGCTATGGAACATATTGTCCTGGTGAGGAAGATGTTCCTCCAGAATATTCTACTTGCTTGGGAGACTTGTATAGTATTTCCTGGATGGAGGATTG CGACAAGCAAGATTTGCATAAAGAAACTTTAGGGAAGCAATATGAAATT GTTCGAAGAAGAACAAATACATCTCATGTTATGCAGTATGGAGATATGAGTCATAGACATGAGTTCCTCTCTACTTACATGGGGGAAGCTCATACAATTAAGGATAGCCATACTTCACCATCAATCTCATCAGTTAATATTAGCCAAAGTGACGCTGACCTCCTCCATTTCCAGTACAAG TTCCAAAGAGCTCCAGCCGGCTCTCATCAGAAACTGGAAGCACAGAAGCAGCTGCATGCTGAAATTGCTCAAAGAAAACAAGAGGACTATAAAATAAATCAAATAGGGGAGCTTTCGTTTGGAAACCAGAAGAGCTCACAAGTATTGATGAATGTCAGGCCTTCAGGGCAACCACTAGTCGATGACTGGGACCGCCTCAAGATGTTT GTGAGGACTTATGAGAACTTCTGTGGAATTCTGTCAACATATGGAATAAAATACACACAGGCTATAGCCAACATCTGCAATGCTGGGGTTATTAAAGAGAAAATGGTTGCAGTCAAACTTGTTCTAAAACACCCCAACTCTAGTTATGGTTCTTCATGA
- the LOC101307317 gene encoding vacuolar-processing enzyme-like — MSIQGLLVLLFLSVLVESTIGSTLGENGSLSTTDHHKSKGTRWALLIAGSSGYENYRHQADVCHAYQILKKGGLKDENIVVFMYDDIANSPENPRPGVIINKPNGKDVYHGVPKDYTGDAVNSSNFYAAILGDKAAIKGGSGKVLETGPDDHIFIYYTDHGAAGLLGMPSDEDAVYAKDLMRVLKKKHAAKGFKSMVFYLEACESGSMFEGLLPKNINIYATTAANGEESSYATYCSGDVPEKIGTCLGDLYSISWLEDCDAHDLHKETFEVQYERVRNRTDESHVMQYGDMSYIKQFLYTYMGATSKAHSHAPPALTASPSGSISRAVSQRDAALFYFLYKVNRAPTNSHEKLEAKKQLYNEIAGRKRVDDSITKMGELLFGTEKGSELLMKVRPSGQPLVDDWECFKMFVRTYESRCGKLSTYGMKYTRAFANMCNAGISLEKLVAVSDQACSKKPHV, encoded by the exons ATGAGTATCCAAGGTTTACTGGTACTTCTTTTCCTGTCTGTTTTGGTTGAGAGTACTATTGGAAGCACCCTTGGAGAAAATGGCTCTCTAAGTACCACTGATCATCATAAGTCGAAAGGAACAAGATGGGCACTTCTAATTGCCGGTTCGAGTGGTTACGAGAACTATCGACACCAG GCTGATGTATGCCATGCATATCAGATACTCAAGAAAGGCGGACTCAAAGATGAAAACATCGTTGTCTTCATGTATGATGATATTGCCAACAGCCCAGAAAACCCTAGACCTGGTGTCATTATTAACAAGCCAAATGGCAAGGACGTCTACCATGGAGTTCCCAAG GATTACACAGGAGATGCTGTTAACTCATCAAATTTCTATGCTGCTATTCTGGGAGACAAAGCTGCAATCAAAGGAGGAAGTGGCAAGGTTCTGGAGACTGGTCCAGATGACCATATTTTCATATATTACACTGATCATGGTGCTGCAGGACTTCTTG GGATGCCTAGTGACGAGGACGCTGTTTATGCGAAAGATCTAATGCGTGTGCTGAAAAAGAAGCACGCTGCTAAAGGTTTCAAAAGCATG GTGTTTTACCTAGAAGCTTGTGAGTCTGGGAGTATGTTTGAGGGTTTGCTTCCAAAGAATATAAACATATATGCTACTACAGCAGCAAATGGAGAGGAGAGCAGTTATGCAACATACTGTTCTGGAGATGTTCCTGAAAAAATCGGTACTTGTTTGGGAGACTTGTATAGTATTTCCTGGTTGGAGGATTG CGACGCACATGATCTGCACAAAGAGACTTTTGAGGTTCAATATGAAAGG GTTCGGAACAGAACAGATGAATCCCATGTTATGCAGTATGGAGATATGAGTTACATAAAGCAGTTCCTGTACACTTACATGGGGGCAACTTCTAAAGCTCATAGCCATGCTCCCCCTGCCCTCACAGCTTCGCCTTCGGGATCAATCTCAAGGGCTGTTAGCCAGCGCGATGCAGCCCTCTTTTATTTTCTGTATAAG GTAAACAGAGCTCCAACTAACTCTCATGAGAAGCTCGAAGCTAAAAAGCAGCTATATAATGAAATTGCTGGAAGGAAACGTGTAGATGATAGCATAACAAAAATGGGAGAGCTTCTGTTTGGGACCGAGAAGGGCTCAGAATTACTAATGAAGGTCAGGCCTTCAGGACAACCTCTAGTGGATGACTGGGAGTGCTTCAAGATGTTT GTTAGGACTTATGAGAGTCGCTGCGGAAAGCTATCGACATATGGAATGAAGTACACGCGAGCTTTTGCCAACATGTGCAATGCCGGGATCAGCCTAGAGAAACTGGTTGCAGTGTCTGATCAAGCTTGTTCTAAGAAACCTCATGTCTAA